TTTGTCTTACTTCGTCATTCACGAAAAACTACAGAACTAGGTCATTCTTATCTTTGCATATGGGAAGCAAGACTTTATATAATAATGGTGAAAAAGAAGAGATTACCTCTATGTAGCTCATGAACGAAAACATTATATATATGACGTACAAAAGATTGGTAGTTTTCAAAAAGACTTGTATATATTACCTTAAGAGGAGATTTCTTATGAAAAAAATATGTATGCAAATCTATAAAATTCTATAACAATCAACATAAATTCATACAAAATAGTTGATAAAATATTTGTCAAATCTACTCAACTTTTAAAATCTCTGAACTTTAAAAATTCTCAAATTCCACACAAATTTTTGTCCTAATAACCCTCCTTAAATTTGTCGGGTAGAAATAAATTATCATTCAGATTTGTAATCTTTTTTAATTAACTCTAATCCATAAATTTGATGATTAGTTTGATTGATAAAAATCTGCTCATATAACTGGAGTGTAAGTAGTTGATAAGAACTAGAATATGCAATGGCATATCTTAGAATAAAGAAACGTTGGTAAACTCGAATCTGAGTGCAATCTTTAACATAATTATGTATCAATGTCTGGTATGAAACTGCGTATTCGAAGTGTCACTTTTGACGCTTATTCGAAGTGTCACTTTTGGCCCTACATATCTTGATCAAGAAAAAATTACATGGAAGCATATTTTTTCATTGCCAACTTACGTCTAGACATACTTTGATCATGTCACATACTTTCTCTTGACAAAATACCTAAAAACCCCTTTGAACTCTAACTAATTAGAAAAGTGAAGTGACGTTATTCAATATATCTATTTTTACATTTACAATGGAACTTTAATGTCCTAACTCTCTAATTGGTTTTCTCTCTCCTTCTTTTCTCCCACATATCTCCTTTGTCAAAAGCTATATCTTTTTTTCGAATTGTAAAATCTATCATTTTTTTTCTTATCCTTCTTTCTTCATTTTTTTCTCCTCTTTCCTTCTTCTCCTTCTCTCTTTCTTTTTTATATCTTTCAAGATCTGTAAATCTTTCAAAACAACACTACCATCTTGATTTTTTACATGATTACTATCACCACAGTAATTTTTCATTGCCATCACCACAACTCCTTTCACGGCCACCGCCGCACTCGAAGAACCACCGCTGCAATTCTTTCTGAGAAAACCCTGAATACATGAACGCAGAATTTGACCACATGAACATTAATCCGACCACATGACCACTGACCCTGATTCTGGCCATATGAACACTAACCCTGATTCTGACCCTAACCACATCTCTACCAACAACCACGTTTCACCAAGCCAAGCTTCACCAGCCAACGTATCACCCAACCATCATTCACTCAACCACACTTCTTCCAACCATGAAAGGCAACAACCACCACTGCATGTATCTTCATCCACACCATTTACGCATCTATTAATGTATTTAATGTGGTGGTTTCACAGAAAAGCAAATAAGTAGTCATATATTTGAATTTAAAAATGTTGACCACATCATATCTGACCATACACATTTATCTGATTTGTACTTTCNNNNNNNNNNNNNNNNNNNNNNNNNNNNNNNNNNNNNNNNNNNNNNNNNNNNNNNNNNNNNNNNNNNNNNNNNNNNNNNNNNNNNNNNNNNNNNNNNNNNNNNNNNNNNNNNNNNNNNNNNNNNNNNNNNNNNNNNNNNNNNNNNNNNNNNNNNNNNNNNNNNNNNNNNNNNNNNNNNNNNNNNNNNNNNNNNNNNNNNNNNNNNNNNNNNNNNNNNNNNNNNNNNNNNNNNNNNNNNNNNNNNNNNNNNNNNNNNNNNNNNNNNNNNNNNNNNNNNNNNNNNNNNNNNNNNNNNNNNNNNNNNNNNNNNNNNNNNNNNNNNNNNNNNNNNNNNNNNNNNNNNNNNNNNNNNNNNNNNNNNNNNNNNNNNNNNNNNNNNNNNNNNNNNNNNNNNNNNNNNNNNNNNNNNNNNNNNNNNNNNNNNNNNNNNNNNNNNNNNNNNNNNNNNNNNNNNNNNNNNNNNGGATATAAATTCTTTATATTTTTACTCATTAGACTCAACTTTGAAAATATCATGTTTACTCATAAGATTTGTAAAATCTGTATGATAAAAACACACACTTCGATTCTTTACGAATGTTACTCAAAAAGGAGATAATTTTAACATTTGTCCATTTCAATTTTGTATAAAGAAGAACGTGACACCAATCTTCCAGAGTATGAACCAAATCTACGAAAAGACAAGTGGAGAAGAAGACGATGATTGACCCAAGAATCAAGCCATGGAGAAATGTAATCTCTTTGTCTTACTTCGTCATTCACGAAAAACTACAGAACTAGGTCATTCTTATCTTTGCATATGGGAAGCAAGACTTTATATAATAATGGTGAAAAAGAAGAGATTACCTCTATGTAGCTCATGAACGAAAACATTATATATATGACGTACAAAAGATTGGTAGTTTTCAAAAAGACTTGTATATATTACCTTAAGAGGAGATTTCTTATGAAAAAAATATGTATGCAAATCTATAAAATTCTATAACAATCAACATAAATTCATACAAAATAGTTGATAAAATATTTGTCAAATCTACTCAACTTTTAAAATCTCTGAACTTTAAAAATTCTCAAATTCCACACAAATTTTTGTCCTAATAACCCTCCTTAAATTTGTCGGGTAGAAATAAATTATCATTCAGATTTGTAATCTTTTTTAATTAACTCTAATCCATAAATTTGATGATTAGTTTGATTGATAAAAATCTGCTCATATAACTGGAGTGTAAGTAGTTGATAAGAACTAGAATATGCAATGGCATATCTTAGAATAAAGAAACGTTGGTAAACTCGAATCTGAGTGCAATCTTTAACATAATTATGTATCAATGTCTGGTATGAAACTGCGTATTCGAAGTGTCACTTTTGACGCTTATTCGAAGTGTCACTTTTGGCCCTACATATCTTGATCAAGAAAAAATTACATGGAAGCATATTTTTTCATTGCCAACTTACGTCTAGACATACTTTGATCATGTCACATACTTTCTCTTGACAAAATACCTAAAAACCCCTTTGAACTCTAACTAATTAGAAAAGTGAAGTGACGTTATTCAATATATCTATTTTTACATTTACAATGGAACTTTAATGTCCTAACTCTCTAATTGGGTTTCTCTCCCTTTTTTTTCTTCCACGCATCTCCTTTGTCAAACGCCGTATCTCTTTTTTGAATTGTAAAATTTATCTTTTTTTTTTTCCTTCTTTCTTCATTTTTTTCTCCTCTTTCCTTTTTCTCCTTCTCTCTTTCTTTTTTATATCTTTCAAGATCTGTAAATCTTTCAAAACAACACTACCATCTTGAATTTTTACGTGATTACTATCACCACAATAATTTTTCATTGCCATCACCACAACTCTTTTCACGGCCACCGCCGCACTCGAAGAACCACCGCTGCAATTCTTTCTGAGAAAACCCTGAATACATGAACGCAGAATTTGACCACATGAACATTAATCCGACCACATGACCATTGACCCTGATTCTGGCCATATGAACACTAAACTTGATTCTGACCCTAACCACATCTCTACCAACAACCACGTTTCACCAAGCCAAGCTTCACCAGCCAACGTATCACCCAACCATCATTCACTCAACCACACTTCTTCCAACCATGAAAGGCAACAACCACCACTGCATGTATCTTCATCCACACCATTTACGCATCTATTAATGTATTTAATGTGGTGGTTTCACAGAAAAGCAAATAAGTAGTCATATATTTGAATTTAAAAATGTTGACCACATCATATCTGACCATACACATTTATCTGATTTATACTTTCTTTTGCACCTGTCGTTAGTTGAGTTTATCACACTTTAATCTAACGGTTCCCATTAAAGCACACTATTTAATAAATCTACCAATTAATTGTAACAAAAAGAGACCAACTAGTGTTTACTTTTCAAGACCAAAGTCTTGTTTCTATCAAGGGTACTTTGGGAACAGAAAATAAAAAAAGTAGTCCCAAAGTACACTTCCAAATGAAAGTACCTCAACATGTTAAAGATCCAAGAGAAAGTAGTCTCTCCTTGATTAACGCACATTTTAAGATATTTTCAATTAGAATTTTGAAAATAGTAAGTTTTAGTGAATTATTACAACTACCACATCTATGTGACAAGAAGCGCCACCAAATCTAAGTTAAAGCTCTTTTTTTTTTCTGTTGATGCTCATAGCAGTTTCTTTCCCAAATTACACAAATAATTTCATTTTATTTAGTGGAAAGTATTGTTTTATACTTTTAGATAGAAATTGGAACATATAAAATATAGATAAATTTACAGGAGAGGGATAAAGGTATAAAAAGGTATTTTTTTTATATGATTAATGATGGTTATATTTTTTTTACTAATACTATTTAACTTATGAACGATAACAAAGAAAAAACTGTACGGTTGAATTTTTCAACTTGCACTTTGTCACAATCCAAAATACGGTATGGTAAGACAAACCATATTTTGAAGCTTTACTTCTCAATAAAAAAAAAAAGAATGTGCGGTTAAGAAAAAAATTCTAAAAGTTTTAGGGAAATTGAACAAATACTTTTATAACTTCAAATGTTTTAAATGAGCTTTATTCTGGTCTTTCTCCATCTTTTCACAGGAAAATTATGCCCTATATAAACTACATCAGCAGCATCACCAAACCTAACTGCACAGTTTTTTCACTCGACCATGCATACACAAACAAGCAACATGCATTAAATCTATCTGATTATAGTTCCATGCTGGCGATGCAAAAGAAACACCGTATATATCTTAATTATTTTGTTATAGTCCGAGTCATGAATTTAATGGGAAAACAGTATTGTTCTGTTCATGCTTTTCTTGACTTTAAATATGATAAAACAAAGCATTGGCAATGAAACATTAAGGCAAGTTTTAAAGTTGACAATAAGTTCCCACTCTCCAAAGAAAGAGGCCTTTTTATTCAACTATTAACTTAGGAAACAATATAAAGTAATTAGATTGTCTATGTAGACACAAATTAATTAAAATATATCTTTGATTGATCTTCTGTTCCTCGTAGACTTTTAAAGTAATTCATTTTCAGAGAACATTGCTCTATTACTTATTCAACAAGTCAACAACATTACCAAAACTCAGTATATATTTCCTTTTTTTTCACTAAAACATAAACGAACAAACACTATGTAATTACTGAAATATATATTTGGTATTTTCGATGTTGACGATGCTTAAAATGAGAATCATACACAGTTTGATTAGCCATGGGTCTCACGAAGGAAGACGTCGACGAAGCGCGATATAAAATAGGCCAAGTATTATTTGTTCATATCCAAACCATGTTCATATATAATATAAATTAAAGAAAAAAGTAGAAAAAATGATTGGAAATTTTAAACATAAGATGTAAGTGAACCCACCAATCCCGGTGAAATCATTTCCCTCCAATGATTATATTGAAACATATTCAACTTTCGACTATTTTACATATTCGATTTTAGTTTTCTCGACTTTATAACCAGCTAGCTGGTCCTTTTCCATATGATGGAAACTGGGGTGAAATACTTCTATTTGATTTGAACGGCTAAAACTTCCAAATGACAAATACCTATCTTATATTAGATCTTGAAAACAACTTGCACATTTATCCCACCCAAAAAACGACTTGTATATACTTTTTATAAGAAAACAGAACTCTTACATTACTCGAACTGCTCTATTCTCATCCTTGCTCTGTAATTATTAAAACACAGTCGATCAACACGTACGTATACAATTAGAATCATTAAAAGAAATTTGTGATACCCACACCACACGTTAGGTTGAGATTTCGGATAGGAATAAGAACTCATCCTTTATATATTAAATCACAAGTCACATGACCAACAAATTTTTGGAAACATGACATCTATTTAACCAAACAAAGAGAGATATCAATTGAAAAAAATTTCCCTCAGATTACAAATTTTAGCAACTTAAAATACTAAAACCCTAAATTTCTCATACCACTAACAAACGTTCAGATTTTTTTTTAAAAAACATATCAACTATAAATTCCACCATGTCCCGAGTTCTATAACTTTTCCAAACAATTAATTTATGGATTTATTCTCTTTCTCTTTTTTTCGCTCCATCGTTTTTTTGTTTTAAATGTAGCAAAAAATCAATCCATACAAATTTATGTTTGGCCTTTATTCAGTTTTATTTTATTTTCTTCTCAAATTACTACGCTCTAATTCTTATCAATTCTCTTTGCATTATTGAACTTGAAGATGGTTACATTTCTACTGTAAATCTTCAAAAGAAATGAAAAGTTTTGTCCGCAACTTGGTAATAGTAAGTATATCTGATTTTGCTATATATGAATTAAGTTTTTAGGTTTGTTATGGTTTGACAAGTTTAGAAATATGGTTTTATAGCATAACATATATCTTCTTATAATCTGTGTAGAGTCTATTATATAAAAATTAATTAATATATATTTTGTATCTTTGAAATTCCAGGTTAGTGATGACTGCACGTGAAGGGGATGGAGAAGAATACCAAAGCACAAGTTAAAAAAAATCCCAAGATATGTTTTATTTTATTTTCAATAGGACATTTTTCTCTTTACTGGGCATCAGATTGCAAAACTTTCGAATAAATTCTTTCAGTAAAAGTGTGATGTTTTTTATTATTTATTTTAGTAGTACTTTTAGTTATATTATATTAACAATAAATAGATTTATATTTTAAAGAAGACTTATTTACAAAACAATTATAACCAAATCTAAAAGAAACATATATAATATTTAACTATTTTCTATGTGTTGTATTTATTTCTTATTTTTCTATAAATATTGCTTCCAAACATGTATCTCCGAAAAATCATAATAATCAAATTAACGTTCTAACATGTTTTGTTTCAATGCGACACCTCTAATTTTAGCTTTTAGTTTATCCAACTCCGGAGAAATGTAACAAATATAATATTAAGTTTTGATAGAAATTTTTAAAATTCAATATTTACCAAAAAAAACTAATTTTAATGCAAGCAAAATTGGTCTGTGCATGGATGATAATACTAGTTTAACCAAAATTGTTAGTAGAGTAGATCGTCTACGGTTGAAAGTTTGAAACTGTCATGCTAGATGTGTGAAGTTCAAAGTGATATAAACACGTTTCGATTTTTTCTTTGTCAGAAAAACAACTACACCAATAAGAACTCATTTAACAAAATAGCATGTGTTCAAATGGGCAAAAGACTAGTCATATACATCAAGGTTAAAACCAAGCTACACTATCTACAAAAATCATTGTGTGTCAATTCCTATTGTAGATAACTATAAAATTACAAAATATCTAACATTTTATAATTCCAATTTAATTTATGTGACATACTCAAATCCTGTCCCGACTACAGAAAAATAAATTAAATTCAACACAAAATTGCGGCTATATAAAATTTAAAAGAGTAAGAAAAATTACAAGAAAACAGATCATTTAAAAAAATTGATGATGAAAGGAAAAAACAGACCAATAAAAGTCTAGAATGAGTAGTATCCAGTCACCATCAACATTAGTTTCTCCTCCTTTCATTATTTAGATCGAACCCGAGTTCATTCTATCTAACTCAGTTCCACTTGCATCTTCCAAACAAAACAAAAACGCAGCACCTCTTCAGTTCAAGTTTCAGCTATCTAACTCAGTTCCACTTGCATCTTCCAAACAAAACAAAAACGCAGCACCTCTTCAGTTCAAGTTTCAGAATCTACTACACTCACAAAAAATATAAACAAAAAAATATATACTATTTAATAATTTAAAAATAAGAAAATAAAGTATATTGTTTTCTCTCGGGGATGGAGAACTCGTACGACTCAGCAGCAGCAGCCAAGTGGTTTGATTCAACAAGTCCATATAATATGGTCTCATGGTCATTACAACCTGGTTCCTCAGATTCTGATCTTAGCCGCTTTAACCTTGGTTCCTCTGATGAATTAGTCGGTGGGAAAGACAGGGCTGAGTCGGTTTCAAGAAGCCACAGTCTAGCGGAGAAGAGACGCCGTGACCGTATTAATTCTCACCTCTCCGCGCTCCGGAAACTCGTCCCTGATTCCGACAAGGTATCACCCCTTATTCAAACAGATATATAAAATGTTCTTTTAAGCTTCAATTTAGTCATCCAATTCGGTTTGTGCAAACCGGTTTTGATCTAAGCTTAATTTTTCGGTTTAGTCATCAATTCCGGTTTTTGAAAACCGGTTTTTTACCTTATTTCGATTATGGCACGGCTAGACTAATTTGTTTTACAAAATTGTTGTCGCTTTATTTGTAATGTGATTATGGATAATGTCTCAAATTATCAGCAAGATAGAGAATTGAATGTTTGGGTTTAAACTAATTCAATTTGAGTAAACCGTTTTTTTATCTGACTCGGTTCGACATATGTGGTGGTTGTTTACAGACAAGACACCTCTTTAAATCAAATCACATCATTTATCTCGCATTGTCGTCTCACAATGTTTCGGTTTAGTAATGACATCTAATTGAAGTAAACCGGTTTTTGACTTAAACAGTTAGACAAAGCAGCACTCTTAGCAAGAGTGATTGAACAAGTGAAGGAACTCAAACAAGAAGCAAAAGAGTCTCCAATCTTCCAAGATCTTCCCACAGAAGCAGACGAAGTAACCGTCCTGCCTGAAACCATCTCCAATGAATTTAACCAAGACACAACCATCTTCAAAGCTTCTTTCTGCTGTCCAGATCAAACCGAAGCAATCTCAGAGATCGTTAGCGTTCTCACAAAGTTTAAACTCGAGACAATACAAGCTGAGTTCATCTGTGTTGGAGGAAGAATAAGAATCAACTTCATCGTAAAAGAGACAGCAACTACTACATCAGCGAAAGCTCTAAAGCAATCTCTATGCGCAGCGTTGAACCGAATCACATCTTTGACTTCCTCTTCTACTTCATCGGTTTGTAGGATCAGAAGCAAAAGGCAGAGATGGTTCCTCTCTTCTAACTACTCACAATGATATCTTTTTTTTGTCAAGATAGTAAAATACAAACCCATTTGTTTTGTTAGCAATTTAAAGTTATAAGGATTGTAATTAAGCTGGTGAAAATGTGATTAGATAGATAAAGGTTTAACATTAATGAAGGATCCATACAAATTCTACAAGAAGGAAGCCAAGAAAACATAAAACTGAAACAAGATCAAACAAAAGTACTTGGAGAAGTAACAGAAACAAGGAAGCAGATTGAAATGCGAAGTCTACTTAGATCGCTGTCTCATCTTTCGTCTCTTCCTCTTCAACCTCCTCATACGCTTCTTCTTCCACTGCAAAAACACGATTTCAAATGTGGATTAGAAGAGTGATAAACAGATGAATGCATTGTACAGGATTCGAAAGATGGACAACGTACCTTGGCTCTCATGGTGGAGACACTTTTTTCTCAAAACGCGGACTCACGGTGACGGTAACAAGAAAATAAATGAAGCGTCACTGCTAATATATGCCATACCCTTGAAAACCCTAGCTAGATGTTTGGGCCTTAACGGTTGTAAGCGTTTGGGCCTTTAACGCTTATATACTCCCCAGCTCTAAAGAAATTAGAAGAATGATAATTTATTAATTTCTAAGCTAGAAATTTTTCTTTTGCCAACTAGAATTTATTTGCTTTTAAGCAGAATCATTGTTTACAGAATCTACTAAGACAACTGGACATGAGTGATAGAACCAAAGGTTTGGAGAAAAAAACAGTTTTCTTAATTAGCTCGCTCTGGTGTTTGGGCTTTGTCATATTGGCTCCCCGGCTTGATGTAAAGTTTGTATAAATGAGTTGTTCTCTTGTATAATTCTAGCAGTGTTGACTACTATTATACATCTCAATAATAAAACAACATAAGATGAAAACCTTTGCTAAAAGATACACATTGTTTGATCGGAAAACAGTAATAAATAAGATGTGGGTTTAAACAAAGACGTCTTATTAATGGTCGGAGAAAAACGTTCAGTCGGTTACAAGGGAAACGAAGAGAGTGCGACAGAAAGGAAGCCGGTGGCTCGATGAGCTACCGGAAAAGTACAACTAACGGCGAGATGAAGCAAAGGTGAAAACCCTAATCTAGCCGCCAAGTGTTAGTCAGTGATTTCGGATCCTTCTCTCGTTGTCTCCCCTTTCCCTTATATAGACGTCCTGATGCCTCGTCCTTGACCTAATTTACGCCATCTTGGTGGGCCTCCTCTGCTGGGCCGAGAAGCCCGTAGGCGTCCGAGCAGCCGCTGAGCCGAATGTACTTCAGTCGATGATGATTGACTAAAAGTACTCAAGAGTCAAGCCGAGAGACCTGACTCTTGAGCCGACCGATCGAGCCGTCGCTCTACTTGATCCGGGCCAGGTCTTTCTATTCCTCGGGCCTTGTGGGATGGTCAAATCCA
The DNA window shown above is from Brassica oleracea var. oleracea cultivar TO1000 chromosome C3, BOL, whole genome shotgun sequence and carries:
- the LOC106332215 gene encoding transcription factor bHLH51, with amino-acid sequence MENSYDSAAAAKWFDSTSPYNMVSWSLQPGSSDSDLSRFNLGSSDELVGGKDRAESVSRSHSLAEKRRRDRINSHLSALRKLVPDSDKLDKAALLARVIEQVKELKQEAKESPIFQDLPTEADEVTVLPETISNEFNQDTTIFKASFCCPDQTEAISEIVSVLTKFKLETIQAEFICVGGRIRINFIVKETATTTSAKALKQSLCAALNRITSLTSSSTSSVCRIRSKRQRWFLSSNYSQ